One part of the Sorangiineae bacterium MSr11954 genome encodes these proteins:
- a CDS encoding HEAT repeat domain-containing protein gives MAGAGSGRALTADLFGGGSTRECSSDPGAAPTVAAAKWRERYRSARSEDETCAALGHLAAAEGASAVETILEAFRSAKRPYVRECAVNALGETEAPSAANWLAEIARGPERELMEPAMQALAKNGSGAARSALLEFAHGDDPRLRQQALLSMGNAGWPEAAPLIVGALEHATPRSKEDLLSALGATRNPAAVPFLMKLAQEDGFSNREAAFDALGEMGGPEAIAFLTKEAGGQKPRYAIDALARIQDESARSALLELARTPGKAQVKAMHALMARATTEDPRVREEVRANLLRMVGEGGKNGDAALNALSQDESPEGTKALASIASGGGNYASEAIRRLAGLDDPSVAPVLLRAFESGKEDVRGPALSGLADLGGPMAERALADAVRSHDPKIRKEAASALVGSGLSGAKSWLETLSRDSNRDVADAARATIVIGRGGDDADDESTDRPLGTSVIAQADGPDDSSADDESPDKLQAELRPEGRFVPCAR, from the coding sequence GTGGCAGGCGCCGGCAGCGGCCGCGCGCTCACGGCGGATCTCTTCGGTGGTGGTTCGACGCGGGAGTGTTCGTCCGATCCAGGGGCCGCGCCCACGGTTGCGGCGGCGAAGTGGCGCGAACGCTACCGGAGTGCGCGCTCGGAGGATGAAACGTGCGCTGCGCTCGGGCACCTTGCGGCGGCGGAGGGCGCGTCGGCGGTCGAAACGATCCTCGAAGCATTTCGGAGCGCGAAGCGCCCATACGTTCGCGAATGCGCCGTGAACGCGCTCGGCGAGACGGAGGCGCCGTCGGCGGCAAATTGGCTCGCCGAGATCGCGCGCGGTCCGGAGCGCGAGCTGATGGAACCTGCGATGCAGGCGCTGGCGAAGAATGGCAGCGGGGCGGCGCGTTCGGCGCTATTGGAATTTGCGCACGGCGACGATCCGAGGTTGCGCCAGCAAGCGCTCCTTTCCATGGGAAATGCCGGGTGGCCCGAGGCGGCGCCGCTCATCGTGGGCGCGCTGGAGCACGCGACCCCGCGAAGCAAAGAAGATCTTTTGTCGGCCCTCGGAGCCACGCGCAATCCGGCCGCCGTTCCGTTTTTGATGAAGCTCGCCCAGGAAGATGGCTTTTCGAACCGAGAGGCGGCGTTCGATGCGCTCGGCGAGATGGGAGGCCCCGAGGCGATTGCCTTTTTGACCAAGGAGGCTGGCGGCCAAAAACCCCGGTACGCGATCGACGCCCTCGCCAGGATCCAGGACGAATCCGCGCGCTCGGCGCTGCTCGAGTTGGCGCGCACCCCCGGGAAAGCGCAAGTGAAGGCGATGCATGCGCTGATGGCCCGTGCGACCACCGAGGATCCCCGCGTGCGCGAGGAGGTTCGCGCGAACCTCCTTCGTATGGTGGGCGAAGGGGGCAAAAATGGAGATGCGGCGCTCAATGCTCTCTCCCAAGACGAGTCGCCCGAGGGAACCAAGGCGCTCGCGAGCATCGCGTCGGGCGGTGGAAATTATGCCAGCGAGGCGATCCGGCGCTTGGCCGGGTTGGACGACCCGAGCGTGGCGCCGGTGCTCCTCCGCGCGTTCGAGTCGGGGAAAGAAGACGTGCGCGGGCCGGCGCTCTCGGGGCTGGCCGATCTGGGCGGCCCGATGGCGGAGCGCGCCCTCGCCGACGCCGTTCGCAGTCACGATCCGAAGATCCGCAAAGAGGCTGCGAGCGCCCTGGTGGGGAGTGGCCTCTCGGGCGCGAAATCCTGGCTCGAGACGCTCTCGCGCGATTCCAACCGCGATGTCGCAGACGCGGCGCGCGCGACGATCGTGATCGGGCGCGGAGGAGATGACGCCGACGATGAATCCACCGATCGCCCCCTTGGCACGTCGGTCATCGCTCAGGCCGATGGGCCGGACGACTCGAGCGCAGACGACGAGAGCCCCGACAAGCTCCAGGCGGAGCTTCGCCCGGAGGGCCGGTTCGTACCTTGCGCGCGATGA